Proteins encoded in a region of the Zunongwangia endophytica genome:
- a CDS encoding 3-keto-disaccharide hydrolase yields MKKLGIALIASAFTIVSCKNSESDKSEKVANEESTAEIEKPAEDWIDLSTSNINDHWKAYNRDSITQWTSNDATFHLLPKEGRNQTENLITKEKYTDFELSMEWKISEAGNSGFMWAVIEDKELDEPYLTGPEIQVLDNEKHPDGKNGPKRHAGALYDMIAPSENTTKPVGEWNSIILKIDHKSNKGSVMQNGVKIVEFQVDGDGWEELVANSKFADWEQFGKAKSGHIALQDHGNEVWFRNIKIKRLD; encoded by the coding sequence ATGAAGAAACTAGGAATAGCGCTTATAGCAAGTGCTTTTACAATAGTTAGTTGTAAAAATTCTGAATCAGATAAATCTGAAAAAGTGGCTAATGAAGAATCAACTGCCGAAATTGAAAAACCTGCAGAAGATTGGATTGATTTAAGCACGAGTAATATCAATGACCATTGGAAAGCCTATAATCGCGATTCTATCACGCAATGGACAAGCAATGATGCAACGTTTCATCTACTTCCGAAAGAAGGACGCAATCAAACTGAGAATCTAATAACTAAAGAAAAATATACCGATTTTGAGCTTTCTATGGAATGGAAAATTTCAGAGGCTGGGAATAGTGGTTTCATGTGGGCTGTCATAGAGGATAAAGAACTGGATGAGCCCTATTTAACCGGTCCGGAAATTCAGGTTTTAGACAATGAGAAACATCCCGACGGAAAAAATGGCCCTAAGCGCCATGCCGGTGCACTTTACGACATGATAGCACCTTCTGAAAATACAACGAAACCAGTTGGAGAATGGAACAGCATCATTCTAAAAATAGATCACAAATCAAATAAGGGTTCTGTTATGCAGAATGGTGTGAAAATCGTCGAATTTCAGGTTGATGGCGATGGCTGGGAAGAGTTGGTTGCAAATTCTAAATTTGCAGATTGGGAACAATTTGGAAAAGCAAAATCAGGCCACATCGCTTTGCAAGATCACGGAAATGAAGTTTGGTTTAGAAATATTAAAATTAAGCGATTGGACTAA
- a CDS encoding superoxide dismutase family protein, translating into MKRISLSLLFCASLFITSCKNEKKDNEEAEVDDQNTEMTSEMDEDMDAESSEKKEVMVTLEPKSDSNLSGEVTFTEENGEVTMEATIMGLSEGKHAIHIHQKADCSAADGTSAGGHWNPTNEPHGKWGSEEGYHKGDIGNFEVDSSGKGTITVTTDEWCIGCGDDTKDILGKAIIVHDGVDDFTSQPSGAAGTRVGCGVIEMK; encoded by the coding sequence ATGAAACGTATTAGCTTATCGCTACTATTCTGCGCTTCACTTTTTATTACTAGTTGTAAAAACGAAAAAAAAGATAACGAAGAAGCAGAAGTAGATGATCAAAACACAGAAATGACTTCTGAAATGGACGAAGATATGGATGCCGAATCTTCTGAGAAAAAAGAAGTTATGGTAACCTTAGAACCTAAGAGTGATAGCAATCTTTCTGGAGAAGTAACTTTTACTGAAGAAAACGGTGAAGTAACTATGGAAGCAACTATCATGGGACTTTCTGAAGGTAAACATGCAATCCATATTCACCAAAAAGCAGACTGTTCTGCTGCAGATGGAACTTCAGCTGGTGGACACTGGAATCCTACTAACGAGCCTCACGGTAAATGGGGATCTGAAGAAGGATACCATAAAGGAGATATTGGAAACTTTGAAGTAGATTCTAGCGGAAAAGGTACAATCACTGTAACTACAGACGAGTGGTGTATAGGATGTGGAGATGACACTAAAGATATTCTTGGAAAAGCAATCATCGTACATGATGGTGTAGACGATTTCACTTCTCAACCATCAGGTGCCGCTGGTACTCGTGTAGGATGTGGAGTTATTGAAATGAAATAA
- a CDS encoding anti-sigma factor, translating into MAEIEEYISSGILELYVYGALSDKESREVTAVLREYPEVEKEVEEIEDALQKLAAGIAPYNPEALLSTLKSKLSSRTPVRQLSPESSQRTRWVSYIGWAASLVFLIGLFFLFQQNSELRRSLTEAETKNSIIEQQIADIRDEAENTKQILAAIRDNNISRIPLQGQEGFSEAYATVYWNDIDDTAYIDAKGLPEPPRGQVYQVWSLTMQPLTPTSLGLLDDFAGDENKIFSLENANQSEAFGITLEPEGGSETPTMDQLYVLGTVAAP; encoded by the coding sequence ATGGCTGAGATCGAAGAATACATATCATCTGGAATTCTGGAACTTTATGTTTACGGTGCACTTAGTGACAAAGAAAGTCGCGAAGTAACTGCTGTACTTAGAGAATATCCTGAAGTAGAAAAAGAAGTTGAAGAAATTGAAGATGCGCTTCAAAAACTAGCCGCCGGTATTGCTCCATACAATCCGGAAGCGCTATTGTCGACATTAAAATCTAAATTATCTTCCCGTACTCCTGTAAGGCAATTAAGTCCTGAAAGTAGCCAGCGCACAAGATGGGTTAGTTATATAGGATGGGCTGCAAGTTTAGTATTCTTGATAGGGTTATTCTTTTTATTCCAACAGAATAGTGAACTTAGAAGATCTTTAACTGAAGCTGAAACGAAAAATAGTATTATCGAGCAGCAAATCGCAGATATACGTGACGAAGCTGAAAATACCAAACAAATTTTAGCAGCAATAAGAGATAATAATATCTCCAGAATACCATTGCAAGGTCAGGAAGGTTTTTCTGAGGCTTACGCAACGGTTTATTGGAATGATATAGATGATACTGCATATATTGATGCTAAAGGTTTACCAGAACCACCAAGAGGTCAGGTTTATCAGGTTTGGTCTTTAACAATGCAACCGCTCACTCCTACTAGCTTAGGATTATTGGATGATTTTGCTGGAGATGAAAATAAAATCTTCAGTCTGGAAAATGCGAATCAATCTGAAGCCTTTGGTATCACGCTAGAGCCAGAAGGTGGTAGTGAAACGCCAACGATGGATCAATTATATGTTTTAGGTACAGTTGCTGCACCTTAA
- a CDS encoding RNA polymerase sigma factor — MQQDELILELQKGNQKAFERIYQLYSESTYGIIFSIIGEKDIAEEVLQDVFMKIWENASSYDSSKGRFFTWVLNIARNASIDKIRSKSFKNKRQNLAADNFVNILESKTNFSSTIDAIGLKKYIEVLKPVCKKLIDLLFFKGYTQKETAEELEMPLGTVKTRNRACINKLREIVGN, encoded by the coding sequence ATGCAGCAGGATGAACTTATTCTTGAGTTACAAAAAGGGAATCAAAAAGCCTTTGAGCGTATTTACCAGCTCTACTCAGAAAGTACTTATGGAATTATCTTTAGTATAATTGGTGAAAAAGATATCGCCGAAGAAGTGTTACAGGATGTTTTTATGAAAATATGGGAAAATGCATCGTCTTACGATTCTAGTAAAGGCCGTTTTTTCACTTGGGTACTCAATATTGCCAGAAATGCATCTATTGATAAAATACGATCTAAAAGCTTTAAAAATAAACGACAAAACCTAGCTGCAGATAATTTCGTAAATATATTAGAATCAAAAACTAATTTTAGTTCTACTATAGACGCTATAGGATTGAAAAAATATATTGAAGTTCTAAAGCCAGTTTGTAAAAAATTAATCGACCTATTATTCTTCAAAGGATATACTCAAAAAGAAACCGCTGAAGAATTGGAAATGCCTCTGGGAACTGTAAAAACCAGAAATAGAGCCTGTATAAATAAATTAAGAGAAATTGTAGGAAACTAA